The Peromyscus eremicus chromosome 2, PerEre_H2_v1, whole genome shotgun sequence genome includes the window GACCTGGTGTACCCAAAAGCACAAGTATTGTGTGCTCTCAcgtaatcccagcaccggagGGGCAGCGTTTgagcaacctggtctacatagtaagttctaggccagcaaggGTTTCATGTTCACACTCTGAGAAAAGGtgaaaacaaaccaccaccaacaaagcaGTCTGGTGTGAGTAACTGAGACTTTACTCTGGAATCGAGGGtgagaggcaggggcatcacgtacttctgcttctttgatcCTTTGtgagttttctctgttttctcagtCGATCTTTCTCTTGAGTGGCTAGAGTCTCGGGAATCCACCGACTCTCTTGATTTACCTCGCTTAAGATCTCTCTCCTTATGTTTTTTACGACGCTCAATATCAAGGCGGAGATCAACAGGATCATCTTTGTATTTGCCTTCAGCCTGCTGAAAAAGATGTCAGAATTAAGGTTTTTGGGATCCAGACATGCTAACTTACTCACTCTCAAATGTGGTTTCTATCAATGGAGGCACTGGGAATCTAAGAGCCTCACCCCAGCcagtttgtgttttttaaaaaagaataatcaaGGTGCTATCTTTTGAAAATGCTGTATGTGAATCTTACTTTGTTTCCTGTGTCCCAGTGGAATGCCTCTGGCTAGGTGTATACGCTGAAATGGCCAAAATCAACTCTGGACGGTGTTATTAGGCTTATAGGAAATATTCACTTCTCCCTATCTAAAGCAGCCACCCACTACTGTGTGGAATCACCATAAAGTACAAGAATAAATTAAGACAAAAAAGCAACACTGGCTAGATCACCTCTGCAATGGCCTTCAATAACTCCAGCAAACTTCATGAGGGCAAATGACTAAGATGGCTTCAGGGACATCATCTACGAGGACTTGTCTAATGGAAGTAAGTCCTTGCTAACAGGAAGCTGTCCACACTGTATCAACATATACATGAACCATAAACTTTCTGATgtaatatttcatttaaatagcAAGAATGATAGGAAGGGGGGTTATTATTTTATCAGTTTGTTCTGAGAGCCTAAGACCTCTACAGACTCCCAAAGCcagtaagtaaacaaataaatgacaacaAAGGACAATGCAGCCACACTCCCTCGGCCACTGGACGGCATCACTGAGGAGCTGACTGTTAGAGGCATGGAGCATAGACTTCTGCTGCTTCACTAGGGCCAGGCTGAGGGCATGCGGAGACAGGGAAAAGGGGTGGAAGATGAGAGACGGCACAAGAGTACCTCTCAACACTTTCAACCAAAAAGACAAATTtgtttagaaaattttaaaacagtattttaaaaaaggtttCAGTAGCATAGAACAGCCATCTTATTTCAAATTTCAACTGTATATATGAATGATGGTCAATAAATATTAAGATCATAAAAACTCCATCTATATATTTCACAGTAAAGACTGCATGAGTCTAATCTTTTAGTAACAGTTTTATGTGCACATCATTGCAAATGTAGCCAGGCCATTTTAAAGTAACAGTAATCGACAGATGATATGGTACAATgttagggaaaaacaaaaaagcgcACCAGCTGTTGAACACAGTCTACTGAGTTAAGATATGAATATTTCACTCTGCTCTGACATGCATGTCTTTCTGAAATCATGGTTGGAAATAGTGCATGTAGACAGTTGATTTGATAATACTTACAAGcagaaaaatatcacaaaaagTTTCTTCTCTCATCATGGGCACTTGTTCCAAAAcgcctctcttttttttctcaagcTCACCTCAATAGACTCTGGGGTCATTTACCATATTCTAACCACTTCACAAAGGTTGttgatacattttaataaaaattaacccTTTGTAGTTCATTTTTAGAATTATGCccatccttaaaagaaaaacacaaacttAAGTAGAGAGTAATTTAAACAAACACATTTCTGTCAAGTTCATGCCCAACGCACTCATTAGGTTGGAATTACTATCAAAGCAACAGTTCACCTTGTAGCCAGCTTCCCGGGGACTTTTCATTTCCTCGTGAGTCAAACCATGTTTTCTGAATGTACTGGGGGAAATGTCTATCCTCCtaaaattaaaacacagagaTTGTGGACTAGTCTACAGAACAATATTGGTTAACATTCTAGATCCGAGGGTGGGTAATGGAGTCACAGACAATTACTTTTCATAGCTTATCTGTTATTAGTTATATCCACCACCTTTTAGTGTGTATGTCTACCATGCATTCCATAATTGAGCTAGACCTGTAACACAAACATGCCTCCTcataagataattaaaaaaaaaataagtattatattcatgtgtgtatgtatgtgtgtgtgtgtgtgtgtgtgtctttaatgCACAAgttacagcacatgtgtggaggtcagaggacaacttatggaagcAGTTCACTCCTACAATATGgcacctggggatcaaactcactaAGCTTGGCAACATGCAACTTTACCCcatgagccaccttgccagcccaaGCTCCTTTATTTTGGGGGTAGGCAGTGaactagggactgaactcagagcttTGCATAcactaggcaagccctctaccactgaaccacagccCCCAGCACTTTACTCTTtcctggtttgttttattttgcttttttccaCTATGtagtagtcctagctgtcctggaacttgctattcaGACCTGGCTGttttcaaactcatagagatctgcctgcctctgcctcccagtgctgggattaaagatgtgtaccatcatgcctaggATCTGTTTCTTTCCTGATAGTGCTAATAGTTAGTAAGGCAGATTCAATCTTAGATTTGCTTATAATCATGTCTACTGCCCTGAACACATACATATGCTCTGCTAAACTAAAAGAGTAGTTTCCATTTCGAGAATCAAAGCACATGGGCCCATTATTTCTCTGTAATACTAGTTCTAGATGAGAAACTGCCCTAGACTGACACAGACCCTACCAGATGCTAAATCTATGACTGTTTTACAAGCTTGGTCTTCCACGGTACTAAGATGATTGAGTACTCAGAATTACAGGTTTCCAGACAAGATCTCCATGTGTCTTAACACATTCCCTCAATTACAAGGGTTATTCTTTAAGCctgctggacttttttttttttttgtttttcgagacaaagtttctctgtgtagctttggtgcctgtcctggatcttgctctgtagaccaggctggcccctaactcagagatctgcctgactcttcctcccgagtgctgggattaaggcgtgtgccaccaccgcccaactccTGCTGGACCTTTTTTAAATCTCTTGAGATAAGTAAATTTTAAGCTTCTCCCTCAACCCTCTTCCCTAGCAAATTCTCCTAAATGAAATACATGAAATAGATAGGGTTGCTTAAAGAACTTAGTATCTATTCTTACTATAGGACCCTCAGGTTCTGTGGGCCCAATGTGAGAGACTACAGCTTTCAAAACATCCTTTCCATTCTCAAATACAATGTTCCCTGAGAGCCAAGAGTCTTAGATAATGTTACCCTAAATTTTGGATCAAAAGTATATTAGCAGGAGAATGTAACAAGGCTGGTTTAATATCAAATgacaagtttattttttaatgatttatttttatttcagatgcactggtattttgcctgcatgtatgtctatacaagagtgctggatcccctggaactagagttacagacagctgtgagctgctatgtgggtgctggatgttgaacctgagtcctctggaagagcagtcagtgctcttaaacatcgagccatctctccagcccccaaatgacAAGTCTTTTATTACAACTTCCAGTGTAAGGCTGAGGACCTTACCTGTGTATCTCTgggcttttcttatttttagctGCTTCTTGTTCGTTTCCTCTCTTTAGGTATTTAGTAAAGCGTTCATGCAATGtcattccagaggatccaaagtGATGTTCTGTTAAGATTCAAAGAAATACATGAATAAGCTATCAAGGGCAGATACAATGTCCAATGAACCTGCAGCCACAGAGATACAACTTAGTATTCCCATACAATCtactgaagaaaggaaggaaagtggCTGGTTTAGAAACAATCTAATGCTGGGCTTCTAGTTAGCTCCTTCATCTTAGGGACATGAGAGAAGGACAAAGATCCTGGTGCTTACCTCCCTATGGGGCACAGGACCAATTATTACTGACTTTAACTCTAGATGGAGCCTGTAACCAGCCCAATTCAGCTTTCTAAATCATTGCTCTTGGCCATTTCTCAACCTGCCCACCTCCATTTGCCCAGGGGTTGACAGAACAATTTGGGAAAGAAATTCACACCACAAAGTCTACAAGAGACTGCTACAAAGGAAAAGAGGTAACAGAAAAATCACttcccagaggctggagagagggctcagagatTAAGGAAGGTTGCTATTTGCCCAGAGGACAAAAGTTCACTCTCCAGAACCTTTGTCAGAAGGCCCACAACCgcatgtaactctagctccaagggatctgacaccttctggcctccatgggaactTCCCACcccagatacatacacatacacaatataaaataaatctttaaaaagacacTCCCCATACTTCATGTAGAGGGTTTTGTTTATTATCATGATTACAGATTGCTAGCATCTTAAAGGATGTTCCTTTAAGATAGCCTTTAGCTTCAAAAGTACTAGAGGCTTCTCATTCCCTCGTCATCCTGTTTTAAGAAGACTAATGTACAGAAATGGTTTCTACTCACCTTTAACATGATGAACAATTGTCACTATGTGCTGAGCAAACAATTCTGAGGGGCTACGCTGAGACTGAGCTGACTGTATGTGCTGGAAAATGGAACGAAATTCCTGTTCCTTTTTATTGCTATGGACGAGGTCACGACAAAGCTTTCTTTCCTGAGCCAATAAGCCACTGGGTCTGAAAGACAAATACAAGGAGATTCAGTGTAACAAGAGATACACAAAGTtacaactctttttttctttttgggtttttgagacagggtttctctgtgtagccacgactgtcctggaactcgctctgtagatcaggcttgcctctgcctcccaagtggctgggattgaaggtgtgtgccaccacctcctggctgaaAGTCACAATTTTTTTAACCATAAAAATATACTAATTTTCAAGATAGTTTTTTTCCTATATAACTCAAGGCTGGCTGTGACGGTGTAGAATGCTGGGCACCaaagccagggccttgtgcaaaCAAAGTATGTGAGTCTTCCAACACTGAACCATGGTTTCCTACTATTATTTTGGGCCAGGGAGAGGAGGATGAACATGTGTGGCATGCACACGTCAAAGGCAGAACGCAATTTGTAGGagtcggttctttccttccaGATCACCAGGCCTGGTGATGTCCCTTTACCCCATGAACCATCGTGCCAGCATCCCCttcctttttctgagacagttccAAAGAGTTTTAAATCTATCCACAATGCTCCTTTTCTCTACCAAAGTCCAAGTAATGTTACCATCACAAAAACCTCTTTCATCACTGAGAATCTTTAAGTGGGGAAGTGTTAAACTTTGGTGACTGTATTTTCTATTGCTGCTTGTTTTAACACATAAAACAGATATGGCTAGGCGAGGTCATTCAATGAGGAATCTAAAGAAGCAAAgagtggggctggtgagatggctcagtgggtagaggtgatGGCCTCCAAGCCAGATCTTGATCCCCAGGAccaacatggtagaaggagaaaactccaGAAAGATGtcatgtcctctgaccttcacacgcaCGCTGTGGCATGTGTGGCCCCCCATATGTGCCACTCTCCCCTTCTTAAGCAGAAGTGCCAAGAGTGGAGTGTGGCTCGAATGGCACTGAAGCAGAGTTCTAACTGGCTGAGCAGACTGGACTAAATCAAAACCAGCCAGTCTAGACTCTAGCATGCTTTCCTCAAgttaggggaggaagggaggaggctaGATCCATCAATTTGAAATTTTCTGTTATTTAATGGTGGGGAAAATATTCTAGTGACTAAGTAAAATGGGGATATGATTCTCAAGGGTCTTCTTCACAGGTAAAAGAAACAATGGGGGTGCGAGTTGGCTTGGAGGTAAAGACAGACCAAATAGCAGTTCCAAGTTCCCAGAAACCAAGCCAGCCAGTAGCGGCTGAAGACCTTCTTTACCCCAGCAATGCCTATGGGCCACAATCAATCTGTGAGCTGTCATCACTGGGTGACACACCCTCTCTACTCAGGGACAGACACAGCTATCCACACTGACAGGTGGCAGCAAGGGAACGCTTCCATTCTCAGGAAGAAGGGGTAAGGAAGCCCCAGGATCAAAAAGGAGCGCTCCTCACCGTGCAAGGTCCTCATCAAAGGAGTCCATCCGGACATTGACCTGGGCCTCCCGAGTAATGGAAAAGGAAGACTTCCCTGAGGAAAAGTCTCCTTTGTTTCCCAGCTTGTCTCGGCTCTCAGAGGTCTTCCTCGGAGGAGGTGATGAATTTTTCTCCTGGACTGCCTTGTATGCAGTCACTCGGAAATTCTTTTCTGGCACAAAGCCCCTGTGCCCACTTTCGCTCCTCTTGGCCCCTCCACGCTCCTCCTTtctggatctctctgtgaaaggCTCATCCTCCAGATCCTCTGCTTTCCTCTGCTTTTCCTTCCCCGTATGCACCAGGCTCTCCCACTTGCCTGACTTCTCTTCCTCCTGGTTTTTGCTTGCACCGGCTATGATTTTGGACATAAATTTGGGCTCATCATCAAACTCAGGTTCCTTCCTTCCCTTACTTTTGTCCTTATCTTGCTCATCCATCTCCTCCTTGTGGAAGTCAGCCATCTTTTTCTCAAAGTCATCACGGAGCTTATACCTTTTGGGTGACTGGCTGCTTCGGAAGGGCTTCTCAGTGTCCGTCTTGGGAGCAAATGGGTCAGATTTCATTTTTACATCAGCATCAGAGAAGCTCCCCTTCTCTTTCAGCTTCTCTTTAtcagtatttgtttgtttctgctccttatctttcccattttctgttttctgctcttccagatacCTAGTTATAAAGACACAAGGGAGACACACAAGAGGCCTCCTGAGCATCCTGCTCTACCACAGCACTTCTTCTCTTCCCGCTCTGGTTTTGACTCTCTGAGCAAACGTACCTATAGATTCCAGTCTTATCAGAACTTTCTACCTGGTTTTTGTTTAATGATTACTGAaaagaatccttcatggatttTGAACTTGGCATGTAAGAGTCAGTGGAACTGTGCCTTACAAAGACATACGAACTAGAAGAGCAGTTATTTAGGATACTGAAAAACTTTTTTACTTACCTGTTATGTGGTCTAAGGGGGAAATCAACTACAGTCTCACCCCAactttcactcattcatttaaaatCTGCTTTCAGCAAAGTTAACAGAATGTTCAACCTTGGACTGTTTTGATTTTATACAACTCACATTTGGAAATACAAGTCTCAaaaagagacttcaaatttgcttcAAGTCACCTAGAAGATCTACATAATGAAATATACTgtgaacacataaaaacaaaatacttgtTAATAGGGAAAGAATACGGAGGTGGCAAAATCATTATTCTCCTTAATGGAAGAGAAGAGACCAGACTCAAATCTACATTCTGTCCTGGTAAGGAACCAAACACACTGCAAAGCAAACTCTCTAACTGCAGCTAAGCACAGAAtgtgaatatatgttatatatatgctAATTATGAGCAATGCTAAACAAACTAGTTACATGAATGAGCATGACAAAGAACCAAGGGACCAGATAATGTGCTAATAAGAGTCAGAACGGAAGGAGGAACCTCCTGCTGTCTCTCTCTAAAACATGGTCCTGGCACCTTTGCTGTAGCCTCCCACTCCATCCAGTCCACACAAGAACAATTCTAATTCCAACTTACCATGCTCCCTTCCAGAGTAGCATACCCTCTTCTAAGATGAAGCCTGGGAGCTTCTACAAGGCCATACACCTACcctgtgttctttttaaaaaaaaaaaaaaaaaatggttctccTGGACTAAGCCTTGGGCTTTCCTATTCTGCCAGTCTCCTCAGAGTGTGGCTCTTCACCATGGCAGTCCCATGCACACCAAACATGGCAGATGGTGGATCCTAGGTCTATAGCTCCAAGGGCCAGTCATGTTGGTAAAGATATGCTTTTTGGCAGCTGACCCACAAACCTCTACTGTTTTCTGGCTTAGACTGGTAGAATCCAAGACAAGTTTTTAAATGTGCAAACATTACCACAGACTAAAGAAACTTATGCTGCAATAAAAACTCAAGAAAGCCAGAGTTAAGCTAAAGGTTTCCCTGGGTGACTCCTTTAATGTCAGCTAATGAAAAGTCGAGGAAACAGGAATTACTTTATTACCATTAATCAGAGGTCTAACTCAGGTGTTACTATGGCTGAACTGCTGCTGTCTAGTGATAACTACTTGGGGATGGGGAAATGAGATACTTGCCTTTTTGTGTATGCTGCTCCTCCTGAAGCAACGCTCTCCTCTTTCTGAGATGAACCATATGCAGAGCCAGTGGCTGGAGGACTCTTACCCACAGGGCTCTTTTTAGATGGACTCAAAGACCCAGAGCCATGGTCAAACTGACCTTGGTGTGTTCCAGACTGATATCCAGCACCACCTGACATAGACGAGCCCATCTGGGATGTATTAGAAAGCGGAGGACTAGGTTTTGGCACAGGGCTAGGGCGCGGTGACCTTCGCCTAACCACCACAGACTGGAGGGGGCTTTTGAGAGCTGGGCTTCTCTCCCGGGGGCTCAGATCAGAAACTGAGGCCCGTGATGCAGAACCAGTGCTATAGGTGGTAGCATCTGGCCATGGCTTTGAGCTCTCAGACCCTTTTATATCTTGAGAGGCACCTCCAGAAAATGTCTGCTCCTTGGCCTCATCTCCCTGGTTATCACCAGCTGCCTGAGATGGCCTGCTATCCTTGGAAGAGGACTTTTTCTCTTTCGTAGACTTGCGCTTCGACGATTCAACCCTGCTGTGGTTGGAGGATGACCGGGAGGATGAGGAGCGCCTTGACCTGTCAGAGGATGACTTATCAGAGTTCCTAGAATGGCTCCTGGACCGTGGTGAAGGGGACCTTCTCTTTGGGGACCGGGATCTGGAACGGCCCCGACGAGGGCTGTATGCTTGCCGGTAGTTCTGCCAATTGGACCGATAGTTTCCATAGCCACCTCGGTTATACTGGCCCCATGGATAAAAACCTCTGTTTCGCCCACGGAAATAATAGGGCCTCCGGTAGCCTCTGTTGTGGCCTCGAAAATCTCGATTCTGATACACTCGAGggtgatttctttctctgttatgAGCTGGAGAATACGATCTGGAACGAGACCTAGAACTGCAGAGGAAGGGAATGGGGAAAATGTTTTTTTACacagcatttttatttaaaaaacaattgccaacaaaggtaacactgcaaTTCCTACTGTTCTGTATCATTTATTTTCAGCTTTGTTTTGAAAGCAAGggtagggattaaaggtgtgcacgatCACGAGCGGCCCAGGCCTGCATTCTTGCCCTTCCATCTAATCTCCAAGCAGCAGCCAGCGACCTTTGAACCCACAGGCCAGATCCTGCCACTTTGCTCACAACACAGCAGTGGCTGTGACCCTCCTAAGGAGGCCCAGTctactcttccttctgtaaggtCTACACAGGCTCTGCCTCAGGCCCCATGGGCTCCGGCCCCATGTCAAGGCTCCAGCAGCAACCCATGGAGGCCTTTTCTGGTTTTTCTAAAACTGGACCCTCATACCCGCCCCTGCTTTTTTTTGAGAGCAAGCATTTGTCTCTTTGCCCACAGCTGCATCACTAGAGCTTAGAGTTGCGGACATAAAGTACATGCTCAACATCTGTCAGATGAAAGAGTTAATAAAGaaaccccccctcctcccacaaAACAGCAAAGGTATAAACTTAAACATCAATTTTCCCCCCTCAATTCTGTAAACTAAAGACACAGGCACAGGAGATGTAGCAAGatctctggctctcacactctgGTTCCAACACTCCCATTCTAGTCACCTCTCAG containing:
- the Thrap3 gene encoding thyroid hormone receptor-associated protein 3 isoform X2, giving the protein MSKTNKSKSGSRSSRSRSASRSRSRSFSKSRSRSRSVSRSRKRRLSSRSRSRSYSPAHNRERNHPRVYQNRDFRGHNRGYRRPYYFRGRNRGFYPWGQYNRGGYGNYRSNWQNYRQAYSPRRGRSRSRSPKRRSPSPRSRSHSRNSDKSSSDRSRRSSSSRSSSNHSRVESSKRKSTKEKKSSSKDSRPSQAAGDNQGDEAKEQTFSGGASQDIKGSESSKPWPDATTYSTGSASRASVSDLSPRERSPALKSPLQSVVVRRRSPRPSPVPKPSPPLSNTSQMGSSMSGGAGYQSGTHQGQFDHGSGSLSPSKKSPVGKSPPATGSAYGSSQKEESVASGGAAYTKRYLEEQKTENGKDKEQKQTNTDKEKLKEKGSFSDADVKMKSDPFAPKTDTEKPFRSSQSPKRYKLRDDFEKKMADFHKEEMDEQDKDKSKGRKEPEFDDEPKFMSKIIAGASKNQEEEKSGKWESLVHTGKEKQRKAEDLEDEPFTERSRKEERGGAKRSESGHRGFVPEKNFRVTAYKAVQEKNSSPPPRKTSESRDKLGNKGDFSSGKSSFSITREAQVNVRMDSFDEDLARPSGLLAQERKLCRDLVHSNKKEQEFRSIFQHIQSAQSQRSPSELFAQHIVTIVHHVKEHHFGSSGMTLHERFTKYLKRGNEQEAAKNKKSPEIHRRIDISPSTFRKHGLTHEEMKSPREAGYKAEGKYKDDPVDLRLDIERRKKHKERDLKRGKSRESVDSRDSSHSRERSTEKTEKTHKGSKKQKKHRRARDRSRSSSSSSQSSHSYKAEEYPEEAEEREESTTGFDKSRLGTKDFVGPNERGGRARGTFQFRARGRGWGRGNYSGNNNNNSNNDFQKRNREEEWDPEYTPKSKKYYLHDDREGEGSDKWLSRGRGRGAFPRGRGRFMFRKSSTSPKWAHDKFSGEEGEIEDDESGTENREEKDSLQPTAE
- the Thrap3 gene encoding thyroid hormone receptor-associated protein 3 isoform X1, yielding MSKTNKSKSGSRSSRSRSASRSRSRSFSKSRSRSRSVSRSRKRRLSSRSRSRSYSPAHNRERNHPRVYQNRDFRGHNRGYRRPYYFRGRNRGFYPWGQYNRGGYGNYRSNWQNYRQAYSPRRGRSRSRSPKRRSPSPRSRSHSRNSDKSSSDRSRRSSSSRSSSNHSRVESSKRKSTKEKKSSSKDSRPSQAAGDNQGDEAKEQTFSGGASQDIKGSESSKPWPDATTYSTGSASRASVSDLSPRERSPALKSPLQSVVVRRRSPRPSPVPKPSPPLSNTSQMGSSMSGGAGYQSGTHQGQFDHGSGSLSPSKKSPVGKSPPATGSAYGSSQKEESVASGGAAYTKRYLEEQKTENGKDKEQKQTNTDKEKLKEKGSFSDADVKMKSDPFAPKTDTEKPFRSSQSPKRYKLRDDFEKKMADFHKEEMDEQDKDKSKGRKEPEFDDEPKFMSKIIAGASKNQEEEKSGKWESLVHTGKEKQRKAEDLEDEPFTERSRKEERGGAKRSESGHRGFVPEKNFRVTAYKAVQEKNSSPPPRKTSESRDKLGNKGDFSSGKSSFSITREAQVNVRMDSFDEDLARPSGLLAQERKLCRDLVHSNKKEQEFRSIFQHIQSAQSQRSPSELFAQHIVTIVHHVKEHHFGSSGMTLHERFTKYLKRGNEQEAAKNKKSPEIHRRIDISPSTFRKHGLTHEEMKSPREAGYKQAEGKYKDDPVDLRLDIERRKKHKERDLKRGKSRESVDSRDSSHSRERSTEKTEKTHKGSKKQKKHRRARDRSRSSSSSSQSSHSYKAEEYPEEAEEREESTTGFDKSRLGTKDFVGPNERGGRARGTFQFRARGRGWGRGNYSGNNNNNSNNDFQKRNREEEWDPEYTPKSKKYYLHDDREGEGSDKWLSRGRGRGAFPRGRGRFMFRKSSTSPKWAHDKFSGEEGEIEDDESGTENREEKDSLQPTAE